The Solanum pennellii chromosome 4, SPENNV200 genomic interval TTACATAGCTAACCAaattaagaagaagaatgagTGGCTTAAGTAATGGCTAATAGTGTTCATGTTTGTTAATCCATTttgttaattgatttattttaagctCTTGCTAATAAGTCTTTTTACATTTCAAACAGCTAAATATTGTTGAAGGGAAGATGCAATATTTGTATGATGAGAATGGAAAACGTTATCTCGATGCTTTTGCTGGAATAGTTACTGTCTCATGTGGTCATTGCCATCCTGAAGTGTTGGATGCCATCATTGAGCAAAGCAAGCTTCTTCAACATGCTACAACCATTTATCTACATCATGCAATAGCCGATTTTGCCGAAGCATTGGCATCTAAGATGCCAGGAAACCTCAAGGTTAAATACTACCACTACCATAATAGTCTATTTGGTGCAAATTTTCTTTACCTATATTATGTGAATAAAGATTATAGCCTGAAGTTCTCTACTTGGAAGTACCTTATTTGGGTTCGATACTTTATTTTGGCGTGTTCCTTTGATAATTCAGAAAGGAGTCTTTAACTAACTAAGATATGATAGCTCTTTTTTCCCCATGACTTATGGTTCTTGTTCATCTACACCTTGAAAGTTTGTTCCCACTATGTGAATGTAAGATTCTAGGATCTTGTAATTTCTTCACCATTTAAAACCACTTTTTCGTTTTCTCTTGTAGCTTATGCAATTTTATTAAGGTAACCATGGAGTAGTTCTGGTGAGGTTACAATAACTTCTAACTTCCTCTTTAAATGGGTGCAAGCGATTTCTACCACGTGCTCGTGAGATTAAAGACTGAGTTGGGGTATGGACTAAATTGTTTGCCAAAAATACCCTGGTTGTCAAAGTATTTGCACTTGTTGTCTTTTGAAAAGAACATGGAACATCTATACTGGCAtgtaattcatattattatgaACTAAGCCGAAATATTAGTGCAAGATAAACACTAGGTTTAGACAGAAAAGGAAAGAGAGGCAAGTGTCAAAGCACCCtgtatttagtttttttttttggtattttttatGACATGGGAAACCCacagccgctaccctttgggtgaGAACAGGGTAAAAACCCCACTTCTATGCAATAGCTcacaaaccacataggagaggtaacccgcatTAGGCAAGCCCGATGCGAcaagctcgacccagaaggcaaaccccttgcttttgCCGGCAAGgggttttgaacttgagacctccaacatggaagtcccaagcccaaaccactgggccaccccgaagggTAATTGTTAGAGTTTTAGTCCCTCCCTTTGGAGATTGTTATAATTCAAGGTAGTGAAGTGCAATTGTCTGGTGTGGATAGTTACCTGAAGCGCCTGAAACAAACTAAATTCTGTTGCATAAGAGTAGTACCTTATCATGTCAAGCACAGTATGGCTGTGGATTTAGATTGGTTCGTGTATGCAAGGTTCATTTTCTGAAATACGAGCTCAATCAGTATCCCTATATGGAACTTTTCAGTATTTGTCAGTCTGACTTGCTTGTTTTGGACTGCAGGTAGTATATTTTGTAAATTCAGGGACAGAAGCAAATGAATTAGCAATGTTGATGGCACGGTTGTACAGTGGTCACTTAAATATGATTGCCTTGAGGAATGCATATCATGGTGGAAGCTCTAACACGATTGGGCTAACTGCTCTTAACACATGGAAGTACCCTATTCCACAGGTATACTCATGACCAAAGCATGAGAGATTTGAAGTGTATCTtccttttttcaattttagaaGTTTATATAGTTCTCACTCTGATGACGAATGTCAAATATTTCATGCCAGCTGAATTTGATTTTTCCCActtctctttaatttctttgatGATTTACAGGGTGAAATCCATCATGTTATGAATCCTAACCCATATCGTGGAGCATTCGGATCCGATGCTAAACGATATGCTGAAGATGTACAGGATCACATTGATCATGGTACTTCAGGAAAGGTTGCTGGTTTTATTGCTGAAACAATTCAGGTTTGGACTTGTTATTTCTGTCATATGGCAAAATGCTGCTTCGATCTAGACTAAAAGGGCTTAGAACATTTCAAGTGTGATGAGATTCTGGTTGTTTACTTTAGGGGGTTGGAGGAACAGTTGAATTAGCCCCTGGATACTTGAAGTTGGTTTATGATATTGTTCGCAAAGCGGGAGGCGTTTGTATTGCTGACGAAGTACAAACCGGCTTTGGTCGAACAGGGAGCCACTACTGGGGTTTTCAGACACAGGGTGTAACTCCTGATATAGTTACAATGGCAAAGGTATTGTAAttacttcttttcatctttcaattttcaaatgcTTAGCCCTGTCCCTGTTATGGAAGATTTGCTCCTTAGACCGTCCCCCCTCTCAAGACTTTCATCCCccatattctctctagaaaagGTGCTTAACTTCTTATACCTCCTTTTAAGATGAGGTTGTCATTCCACTTGCTTTAGTCTCGAGTAGGATGCCAGTTGAGGTGAAAGACTGGACTGGACCTCCCTCGTATCAAGAGCTTTCGGTCTTCACTAGAGTACACTTTATTTGTTGGTTACATAGTAGGTCTTTTGATCTTGTGTGATAGTCTGTTACTCCgatgttattatttttcagGGTATTGGAAATGGCTTACCACTTGGAGCTGTTGTCACAACGCCAGAAATTGCAAGTGTTATGGCTCAAAAGATACAATTTAATACATATGGTGGAAACCCTGTTTGCTCTGCTGGTGGACATGCAGTACTTAAAGTTATTGAGAAGGAACAACGCCAAAAGCATTGTGCTGAGGTTGGCTCACACTTGTTTGGGCGGCTGAGGGATCTAGAGAAAAGATACGACAGTAAGTCTTCAGTGCTTTCAAAACTCGGCATGCTTGTATTAGTAAACATGGTTTGCTTTTCATTCCTGGAAAGATATATATTTCTTCGGTCTATATAGTTGATATCCTGGCATCATTTTGTTAGCAACTACAAGGAAGAACTGAATCATTTTCACTACTTTCTTCGTATTCCAGTTCTGTGATACTTCTGCAGAGCTTCCATTGTAAGATTTTTCAAGTCTTAAATGCATGATTTCCTTTCCTTCCCCTTCAAGCAAAATTGAGAAGCTCCCAAACTTTTTTCgttcctttttatttctcatcAAACAAATGGCATCTTCTTCTGGAACTCCTACCTattcttagcatgattttggGAAATTTCATTGCTAACTCGCTATTACTCAAATAACCATGAAACGTTTGCTTGCATATTCATAGGCCAAATCGGATGGAATAATTGTTGGAGTCTTGGAGACTCTCATGATGGATAAGCAAGCACGATAATTTATATGATGTTCTACATCTCCATGAATTCTAGGAACTTTTGCTTGCACTGTATTATGTAGTAGCTTCTGTCATCTGTGTTCTGCTTCATTGATGGCCATTTTAGGTCGGTAGCCTATAACATACTGATTCTGGTATGCTACATGAGGTTATATCATTGCCTAGGCAGATAGAGAGTTGATATAATTTCTGTTTCCAAGTCGTCTGCTTTAGTGCTCCTTTAGTTTTCCTCCTAATGACATGCATATTATGGTTATTAATATCATCACTAACACACCTTGTTCCCGCCAGTAATTGGAGATGTGAGAGGCAGAGGTTTGATGGTTGGTATCGAACTGGTAACTGACAGAAAAGAGAAGACACCCGCCAAGGCAGAAACTGGAGTTCTCTTTGAGAAGCTTAAAGGTTTGTATAATCAGCTGATGCATTGAAAAGTAATTGGAAAATGTCGTATATTTATACTAACGATGCACTTGCTTCTGGATGCTTAGATCTTGGTGTTCTAGTAGGGAAAGGTGGTATACATGGAAATGTTTTCAGAATAAAGCCTCCCATGTGTTTCAGCAAGGATGATGCAGGTAAACCAACCTCTGGTTCAATATATCGCCTTTTTTCGGACTATTCgtatatttgaaaatcattgaTACTAACACAATCCAAATTCGCAAACATGCAACAAATTCAAGTTGTCCCCTcgttcaatttgtttgtctgttTTAAATAATCATAGACCGCTATAATATGAAATCCAAACAACCCAATATGGTATCTTTTCAAGTCTCATTTGTTTCCAGAAATGATTTCATTTGGaagaaatatattatatgttgtgATTTTGATCAATAAAACTTATTTGTTGTGCAGACTTCCTAGTTGATGCACTGGACTATTCTCTTTCAAAGTTATGAGCATATGGCATATTGTTGTGAGATTGCTCAGTTCATTCTCTTTCAACCATAGGACACAGATTGTTAAAGAAAGCAAATGATGCTTCTATCGTCTTATATTATTGCTCACCACatttcaacttcttttttttttttcaaatgcatgatcaaataattttccattaaatgatattttctttccttttcttaaatgggttAAATATGATCGTTCATACAAATATGGTTTAACACGAGAATAGTAAGAAATTGTGGTATCTTCCCTCGTAAAGACATTTGGCAAAAATTGATGTGAAGAAATAGTGAAATAGGTTATAGAATTGAAGACAAtaagtcaaaataattttatggttATACTCTTGGATCACAAATATAGGTATGAGGAAAGTGCAGAGAACAAATGAAATAACAAGTGATTACAGAAAAAGTAAACATGAATTTTGCACAATAAAATATTGGCTCATTTTGTTTTATCTGCAAAGCATTCAAAATTGCTTGGCTCCCATCATAGACAATTAAATACAGAGAGGCACAACTTGGAGTAACGACTCTGGCAATAACCTCTACCATATTGATTTACAATCATCAAAACCAATGtgataacaaaagaaaatgtttcAATTACAGCATAACCAGAACTTATATACACATTTCAAATGAGCGCCAACTCATACTTGTTACTTAGCTCACACAGCTTGGATTGGCAAAGTTGAAAACCCACCGCTTCTTTCTTACTTCTTTAAGCCGGTTCACAAAGACGTCCAGCCCAAAGTGAGCTAAGAGCACGAAGACGTTTAAAGTACTCTCCTAAGGCAAGGAGACCCTGAGCTGATTGGTGCGGAGCCAGTATGCAGGACATCTGTAGAAGGGTTTCTTGGCGAAGATGATCTGCCTGTTACCAGAAAGGCAAACCAGATGAGTTAAGTAGGACCACTGAGTAAAAAGCATGTCAAATAGTTTCATACACTTCAAAGGTGATTGTATTAATGGTTAACCTTACTGATTTTGCCTTCTACATGGCCAAAAGCATAAAAACTCTAACTTCTAATTTCTTGAACAAAAAACATCATTCCAAGGTTATGTGAATTTTGCACTGTCATCATTTCTTTTGTGTATAAATTGCATCGCTGAGTTATAGTGTGGACACATAATTACGTGCGATGTATCTCAGGTAAACTTGCAACAACCATTCAGTAAGACTACAATTTGCAATTAGAAAAAATGTACCAAAACCAAAAATTGACATGTTACCTGATTTACAAATCTAACTAGAGCTTCCAACTTCTCAATGGTAGCGGTCATCTGTGGAAGGATTACTCCTTCGCCTAGTGTACCAGCTGCAACAGCCTCAGCAAGAATCTGATGGAGTTTTACCATTCCTTGGGACAACGCATCTTCTGCCTGCTGACAAGACTGGGTGAGGTTGCTAACCTCCTGGATTTGTTGATCTGACAATGGTTCCACATGTGGCGTGAGAACCTGTAGGAACCAAATGAGCATGTATAAGCACTTCACTTAACAAAAGACATCAGAAATACAACACCAATCATAGTTGACCtctaagaaaaagaaacaacGGAAAAGATCTGCTGATGGATTTGCTTCAACTCCTCAAAGGGATTACACACTGACCAGGTATCGAGCATCAATCACGCAGTGGTTCTTACCAAGTCCTCTCAAATGACCAAATCCTTTTGATATTAGGCAAGAAAAGAATTGTAAACCCTCTCAGAACAATTTTCACTTCTACAATTAATAAATCTCATATATGGAGCTCAGGAGCTGTCCTCAGATAGGGTAGTTGAGAGGGAGGTGTCCAAAAGTGTTTGGAACACCAAGgctacaaaataatttttaaaattgaagagtTGCTTCTTCCTAGGTGTGCAGTAAGGGATGGCATAGTCATACTAACAGCGGACTATCTGAAAAAGAGTACGATAATATCTGTGAGTTTGTGATTCATGTCTGCAAACAGTTGTATTCCCATTTTTCAACATATGTGACCCCAGATTAACTTGCATGTATGTGTAAGTGCTGAATCATCAATGACAGATTTTTCAATGAACATGACATTAGACATTGTTATGGCAAGTTATTCTAGATCGATCATCACCTTTAGAAGTTCGGAGGGGCGAAACCCCCCAATCCACAAGAAGAAGCGCTCAGCTGATGTCTTCCATGTGCCAGACATAAGGTAGAGAACATCGGCATTTGCGGCTGTAGCTTTCAAGCGAAAGAGATCAAAATAGTGATTCAAGCAACCCTCAACAAGAATGCGCAATTCTATTTCACCCATTTGGGAGTTCAGAGCATTCCTTAAATCATCTGTTAGTCTATCTTGCTCTTCCACCCAATGGCCGTACTCCATTTCAAAAGAAGCTATTCCTGCAGAATCACAAGTTAGGCAAAAGCTTATGTTTTTAATTGAGAATTTCTATATCTAAGGCCTTctgacaatttttttgaatggtaataattgtattcataAAAAGCACAAGGTAGTGCTGGGATTCTGTACAAGTGAGCAAACGGCCAACAATCTCTTTGAATTCCAGTTTGTCACCCCACACCCCAACCTTGTGAAGCGGGAGACAGCACACCGGTGCCTTAAACTTGTGACAAGTGAACCAACAGTTCCTTTCACTCTTTGACTTTGACAATGCATGCTTCATgatgtaaataaaatttcaataactACATTTGGCTCAATGGCTTTCTTCACCTAATACGCGGATTTACTCATGAATATCGTTGGATTTTAGGATTTTTAAAGAAGCCTCTCAAGAACTCAAGGTGGAAGAATTAGGTTTTTTCTTCATTGAGGTAAGTTTGGACTTTTTTCTTAGCTTATGCATGTATCGGGTATGTATATTGGATGGGTTTTAAAGTTGGAAATGTGGATTATCAAATGGTAGTCACGAAATTGGAAATCTTGAacttgtaaaattattttgagcaCCCATATTATCATAATGGATAAAATAATCAGGTTTGATTATAATGAGGGTGTCCAATAGTTGGTCGGAGGTAGACAATGACTTGCGTTAACAGGGAAATAACATGATTTCAAACAAGAAATTGGACATGAAACAATACAGAGGAAGAGGAAAGGAAAGTGAATTAAGTTGAAAATTTAAAGGCAGATGATATGATGATAAGAATGCATCAAAACAACTACAGcaaatcaaaatatcaaaagaatgtGTTCCCATGCATATAACTATCATTTCTGACCATGTAATTGAATCATATTGGTGGCATCTTATAAAAGTTATTAAGGCACTCCGACAAAGATCATAGTTGTACGTAGCAGATTATCTTTTCTTCAATTTGTTGTTTCTAGCCGATATTCTCTTTGATTATTTCCCTTTTTCATGCAAGATATTTTTCATATGGTAATGAAAGTGATCAAGGTAAGCAGGGAGAAACAAAAGAGGAGGAAGAATGAGAAGAATTTAGTCATTGAAAAACTGGTCGATAAATGCTAAAgaacattatattcattaaatgaGAAGTGTAGCTAAAAGGATCGAGTAAACTATAATTCCAACAGGGAAGCAAATACATGCCATCTTCAATAATTATCCATCTACAACATTGCCTTCATGCaagtaatttttataaatagtgatgtgattaaatttgttttttttagaaaaaaaaagaagcttagCAGCAAATACACAACCAGAGCTTATTTGAAATAGTattcaacaataacaacaaaataggGGGTAACCTACAATCCTTACCGAGCAAATTTGTAAAATCAAATTCCATttacaaaatttagaaaatcaaaTCAAGAAATCCACTTAGTGCATATCAATCTACTTACTATTATTGATACTCAGATAGATTTGAGCAATGAATCCACACGAACTGTATTATATCATTCCAAGCACAATAAACTTCTTTTAGCAATCAACAACTAGTCAGCATCAATCTACACACCTGAATTTGCGGTTCCAGAGCAACCTATCTGACTAGCATCTAAACCATCACCTACATACAAACCCTGTTGCAAATGTTTGttgatttgttataattatttcatcCCAGAAAGTAAACTGTTTTTGAGATCAATAGCTAAAAAAGATCCAATATCTCAGATGTAGAAGCAAATTTTCCTTTACCTGTTGTCTATTACGTTCTAGTTCTTGTTCCAGCTGAAGCAGCTTCAGTTTACTATTTTCCAACTGCTGGACATAGGCCTGAGTAATACAATGTGAATTGAGAATATTTATGTCTCAATCAGAACAAGGTTTGCCTTCTTTGAAAAGACGTAACAAAATGGCAGAGCAATTCTGGGTAATGAATGAACAAAATTCAAGTGATACCTTCTTCCGTAAACGACTTTTACGAGCAGCCTCGCGGTTTTGTGCAAGGCGTCTACGCACCTGTATATGAAGCTACAGCATTAAGCAATTGCTATCAAGTGATACAAAGAGAAGTGCTTGAATAGGTGCAAGGAAACCACAAAACATGCATATTCAAGAACATAATAAACTGGGTGGGTATAGGCATATAACAAAAAGGATTCATTGATcataaaatggagaaaaaaaaagacaggaactctttgatttttttaacaAGTCGGGTATGGATTCTTTAGCACCCTAATTCTCTTGTTGGCTATGATACTatgaaaaatagagaagaaagacCTTCACGTGAACAAAAGGATAAATACAACGATTTTCATGAAACAAACTCCGGTGAACCCCTTTTTCTTCATTCATTTCCCTCTAAAAggagcaaaaagaaaaaagaaaggaatctTAACACTCTAGTCGAATTAAGGTCTTTTAACCATTCTACCATATGCTATTGTAGATATGAAAGTTGTTGCGGAAGTTCAGTATTCAACCCATTTTCTTCACCTTCCCTATCATCAACAATTCTCATGATTAATTTTACTGCTTTCGATCTTCATGACCTGATACCTGGTATGCTGAGAAGATTGACTAGTTCATCTTCTTAAGCTAAGGGCATCTAATACCGCAGCAAACTTGCAAACACTTACCACACCTCATGCCTCAATTTTCTCCACCAATAGTCAGTTACAAAGCAGCAATATCAGGCTCTTAAAATAGCACAATATCAGGCTCTTAAAATAGCACAATATCAAAATCCAACAGACGCAAAAGCTCAAAATCATATGATCCAACCATCACCACCATCATTTAACAACTACCCGCTGGGAGTTGGGCAAAAAGAAAAGCAgacaaatatagaaaatatatttacctTATCAATACGTTTAGTTGTTTCAGGTTCATATCTGTTAGACGTTCCAACTGTCACTTGTGATGGTTCCTCTATCTAGAcatataaattatgtttattaGCATATTTTGCTGCATAACTAAAACAAAGAAAGATGtgaaaataaaagtcaaaaggaaaaaagtgtACCTCATTCTCTAGTCTTTTCTCCATAATAGGCATCTCATTCTCGAGGCAATTCTCGACTTCAAGAATCAAGGTATCTGGGAAACTGCTACCTCTGAAATCTCCCCACATGCCAATCTGATGGATTGGGTCACATATACCCATCCTTTTAGAAGCAACAAATTGACTATATGTTGAAGAATTCATTGCCTTCCGACTgccattttaaaaaaacaagcCAGTTAATAATTGTCAAGAACCTAGACAATGGCATATGCTTTTTATGGTACATAAAGAAAGAGGCAAGAAATGAGAAGGACCAGAAAATTACAAGGAACAAAATCCACAGAAAATTACAAGGAGTACTGAATTTCTTTTATACCATTAATACCAATATTATCTAATCCAGTAGACATACATCAGTATTAGTGTAGATGATAAGCCAAAGCAAAATATGTAACATTGGAATAGGTTGTTTGTGTATTGTCATGAGGTAAAGGGCTCAAAGAAACAAAGATCATAAATTTCCAGGTACATATATCCTCAAACACACATTCAGGTAATGATTATTTTCCCACATAATTCTCACAAATCTCAATGATTTCCAGAACACCAAATCCATGGTATTCCATTCTGTGTTGACACAAAAACAATTCCACAAAGGTATCAACAGGGTATGACcagaaactactttcaatccAGGGAATGAGGAGGTGTTCAAGATGGAGAAAACATAGATTTGATTCCAAAAGTGATCGCggctaattaaaaaaaactgtGGAAGTTGCATCTATAATTTCGAGTACGAAtgtaaaaacatcaattacaagtacttttttttatcatcaacTTCCTATAACAGGCCATTTCAACAACTCctatcctttttttttggtgtatgTTTGTTCCCTGACCATCCAAGAAAGGagttgaaagaaagaaagtgaaACGAGTTCAACAAACCAAGATGATCAACATTAGATTCATGTATTGAGCAAATTCAGTAGCTGAATCCAATCAAAAAGAGTTGACCTTCCCTTGAATTCAAACTCAACAATGAGCAACAATCAAAAGGGGTTCAATTTAACAcacaaaaacaatttaaaacagctttattttgtcaaatttcTTGTTCAAAAATCATGCACTACATAAAACAAAATCAGTAGATACCATGAAAAAAGTCTccaactattttatttttttttcaggCAAGAGTACATTTCAATTAAAGCCTTACAGAGAAAAGGGGTGAAAGGTCAAACAAGCTAGTAACTTATTTAAACCTTTATAGCTGTTTCATTTCACAAATTTCAAACCAATCggacaataaataaaaagaatgacttttcTTGCAATAAAGACTCAATTTTGAACTAAGGGGGTTTAAAAAGGGATATAAAACTTCAAACAACAAATCAAAGTTACCAATTTCATTCACTAAATGCTTAAAAAGATTTACTATTTCATACCAAACAAAAACAGTAGAACAGAGAAAGGTAAACAAACCTTTAAGCCAACAACAGCTAAGTCTTCAAGAAACCTTTTTTTCCCCACTTCAAAACTCTAAAAGCCTAAATCCTTCTAAACACccatagaagaaaaataaaaaatttgaatagaATCTTGAAATCAAAATTCCAATATCATCAAATCAATAAAGCAATACCCAATTCTCCAAAAAAGATCACTCACTTTgcatatatgaatatgtatgaagTTTGTATacacaaagagagagaaaatttcTACATGTGTATGTTTGAAAATGGGGTTAATGGGTATCTATACCAATAGATACATATATAgtttattatatacatatattattgttgttactaTCATGTGCTACAGTTGAAACAAGATTAGAATCTTGAGAATGAGAACTTGTCATTTTTCCACTAttttaacaagaaaaaaaaaagtctttttcTTTGTGGGGGTCCCTGATACCAACACCgggggggtggggtgggggtggttGGTGTCTCCGGCGACCAGCACTTGATTATGGGAATAATCGTTGGAGATGTGGCCATTAATGGCTGCACGCGCCATCAGACGGTAAGATTTAGGATTTagccatttaaaaaaaaaacaattgtgTGTTAGCTGGCATGGTGGTGACATCAAGGATAAAACAATGTTCCACTTTCTTTTTACTCGTAGGATGTTTGATATATacattaaattcattttactAGTATAATGTTCAATATCTACAttgaaattcaattaattagttattttagcggggctcattttcattttcataggTTGAGTAAAATTATTTGAACTTATGCATGGTAggattcatttttaaaaaagaaaattcatttcTAAGATTCAGATCCACTAATCTAAACTTGCGCATTACACGATTACAAGATATTTCACAAAGCTTGGGGcgcttgattttatttttaaaaataattgatagacAATGCTCAAATCAATTAACCTTAAATTCGTTAAAAAAGAAATCCAACCATTTCACTTGCGCTTGAGAAAGGAACGATAttgtaatatttgtataaataagCTTAAAAGAAATTAGGGTTTATATTAGTTTAATTAATAGTAATGAATTGATAATTGGTTCAtggaaataaattttgtttttatgtcTAGAGAAACTTTGCCCTAGAAGTTAACAATTTAGATTCGAATCCTATCAAAAAGAATTGTTGTTTAAGAAGAAATTTATTCGTATTTTGTGAAATGCCAAGattatgaatgttattatgaaaAA includes:
- the LOC107017796 gene encoding alanine--glyoxylate aminotransferase 2 homolog 1, mitochondrial isoform X1, which translates into the protein MALQRKLLLNGCAGIPKLRWLSNEGLRHFSGQVAAPTELPPFDYQPKPYKGPLGDAVWEKRRKFLGPSLFHFYEKPLNIVEGKMQYLYDENGKRYLDAFAGIVTVSCGHCHPEVLDAIIEQSKLLQHATTIYLHHAIADFAEALASKMPGNLKVVYFVNSGTEANELAMLMARLYSGHLNMIALRNAYHGGSSNTIGLTALNTWKYPIPQGEIHHVMNPNPYRGAFGSDAKRYAEDVQDHIDHGTSGKVAGFIAETIQGVGGTVELAPGYLKLVYDIVRKAGGVCIADEVQTGFGRTGSHYWGFQTQGVTPDIVTMAKGIGNGLPLGAVVTTPEIASVMAQKIQFNTYGGNPVCSAGGHAVLKVIEKEQRQKHCAEVGSHLFGRLRDLEKRYDIIGDVRGRGLMVGIELVTDRKEKTPAKAETGVLFEKLKDLGVLVGKGGIHGNVFRIKPPMCFSKDDADFLVDALDYSLSKL
- the LOC107017796 gene encoding alanine--glyoxylate aminotransferase 2 homolog 1, mitochondrial isoform X2, with product MQYLYDENGKRYLDAFAGIVTVSCGHCHPEVLDAIIEQSKLLQHATTIYLHHAIADFAEALASKMPGNLKVVYFVNSGTEANELAMLMARLYSGHLNMIALRNAYHGGSSNTIGLTALNTWKYPIPQGEIHHVMNPNPYRGAFGSDAKRYAEDVQDHIDHGTSGKVAGFIAETIQGVGGTVELAPGYLKLVYDIVRKAGGVCIADEVQTGFGRTGSHYWGFQTQGVTPDIVTMAKGIGNGLPLGAVVTTPEIASVMAQKIQFNTYGGNPVCSAGGHAVLKVIEKEQRQKHCAEVGSHLFGRLRDLEKRYDIIGDVRGRGLMVGIELVTDRKEKTPAKAETGVLFEKLKDLGVLVGKGGIHGNVFRIKPPMCFSKDDADFLVDALDYSLSKL
- the LOC107017798 gene encoding TGACG-sequence-specific DNA-binding protein TGA-1A-like isoform X1; this translates as MNSSTYSQFVASKRMGICDPIHQIGMWGDFRGSSFPDTLILEVENCLENEMPIMEKRLENEIEEPSQVTVGTSNRYEPETTKRIDKVRRRLAQNREAARKSRLRKKAYVQQLENSKLKLLQLEQELERNRQQGLYVGDGLDASQIGCSGTANSGIASFEMEYGHWVEEQDRLTDDLRNALNSQMGEIELRILVEGCLNHYFDLFRLKATAANADVLYLMSGTWKTSAERFFLWIGGFRPSELLKVLTPHVEPLSDQQIQEVSNLTQSCQQAEDALSQGMVKLHQILAEAVAAGTLGEGVILPQMTATIEKLEALVRFVNQADHLRQETLLQMSCILAPHQSAQGLLALGEYFKRLRALSSLWAGRLCEPA
- the LOC107017798 gene encoding TGACG-sequence-specific DNA-binding protein TGA-1A-like isoform X2, which produces MNSSTYSQFVASKRMGICDPIHQIGMWGDFRGSSFPDTLILEVENCLENEMPIMEKRLENEIEEPSQVTVGTSNRYEPETTKRIDKVRRRLAQNREAARKSRLRKKAYVQQLENSKLKLLQLEQELERNRQQGLYVGDGLDASQIGCSGTANSASFEMEYGHWVEEQDRLTDDLRNALNSQMGEIELRILVEGCLNHYFDLFRLKATAANADVLYLMSGTWKTSAERFFLWIGGFRPSELLKVLTPHVEPLSDQQIQEVSNLTQSCQQAEDALSQGMVKLHQILAEAVAAGTLGEGVILPQMTATIEKLEALVRFVNQADHLRQETLLQMSCILAPHQSAQGLLALGEYFKRLRALSSLWAGRLCEPA